A single genomic interval of Zingiber officinale cultivar Zhangliang chromosome 4A, Zo_v1.1, whole genome shotgun sequence harbors:
- the LOC121970622 gene encoding GRF-interacting factor 1-like: MQQHLMQMQPMMAAYASPNQVTTDIIQQYLDENKQLILAILDNQNTGKAEECAENQAKLQRNLMYLAAIADSQQAPTLTQFPPNSMMQSGPRYMPHQAAQQLTPQSLLAARTSMLYQQSPISSLQQQAALHGQLGASSGFNILHGEASVGFPDFGRGNSSKQEGGSALSAEGRGGNSARQSGDGTESLYLKGSEEEGN, from the exons ATGCAGCAGCACCTCATGCAGATGCAGCCCATGATGGCAGCTTATGCTTCCCCAAATCAAGTCACCACTGATATCATACAGCAG TATCTGGATGAGAACAAGCAATTGATTCTGGCTATTCTAGACAACCAAAATACAGGGAAAGCTGAAGAATGTGCTGA AAACCAAGCAAAACTTCAAAGGAACCTCATGTACCTCGCTGCCATCGCAGACAGTCAACAAGCTCCGACCCTGACTCAG TTTCCTCCGAATAGTATGATGCAGTCTGGCCCTCGATACATGCCACACCAGGCAGCCCAGCAGCTGACTCCTCAGTCCCTCTTGGCGGCCAGAACCTCCATGCTCTATCAGCAGTCGCCGATTTCTTCTTTGCAGCAGCAAGCAGCGCTGCATGGGCAGCTAGGAGCGAGCAGTGGCTTCAACATCCTCCATGGCGAAGCGAGTGTGGGATTCCCCGACTTCGGCCGCGGCAATTCATCGAAGCAGGAAGGTGGGAGTGCATTGTCGGCGGAAGGTCGCGGCGGGAACTCAGCGAGGCAGAGTGGCGACGGCACGGAGTCTCTCTACTTGAAGGGCTCGGAGGAGGAAGGCAACTAG